Proteins found in one Zea mays cultivar B73 chromosome 1, Zm-B73-REFERENCE-NAM-5.0, whole genome shotgun sequence genomic segment:
- the LOC100275265 gene encoding uncharacterized protein LOC100275265 (The RefSeq protein has 1 substitution compared to this genomic sequence): protein MATPTSSGDGSPPGSSDLVPPSYPEMIVAALAALAEENGSSQAAIARRIEAEARGDLPASHPALVAAHLSPMSAAGELVAVAGGKYALPPPVPPPPESPADDEEDDYADDEEEEEEAPEPEPLPQPPAKRGRGRPPKPRPTGFPAGVPGAAGPGPIGVPGAAAAAAAPRRRGRPPKPRDPHAPPKIPRPRGRPRKNPLPEGMAPRPRPGAPASAKAARPQFAEVGFV, encoded by the exons ATGGCCACTCCCACTTCCAGTGGCGACGGCTCGCCCCCGGGCTCCTCTGACCTCGTGCCCCCCTCCTACCCCGAG ATGATCGTCGccgccctcgccgcgctcgccGAGGAGAACGGCTCCAGCCAGGCCGCCATCGCGCGCCGCATCGAGGCGGAGGCCCGCGGCGACCTGCCGGCCTCGCACCCGGCGCTCGTCGCAGCCCACCTCTCGCGCATGTCCGCCGCCGGGGAGCTCGTCGCCGTTGCGGGGGGAAAGTACGCGCTGCCGCCGCCGGTCCCACCGCCGCCGGAGTCACCGGCTGACGACGAAGAAGACGACTACGCCGACGacgaagaggaggaggaggaggctccGGAGCCGGAGCCTCTGCCGCAGCCGCCCGCTAAGCGCGGGCGCGGGAGGCCCCCGAAGCCGCGGCCCACGGGCTTCCCCGCCGGCGTGCCCGGAGCTGCTGGCCCGGGCCCCATCGGCGTCCccggagccgccgccgccgccgccgcgccgcgccgGCGCGGCCGCCCGCCCAAGCCTCGGGACCCGCACGCGCCGCCCAAGATTCCGCGCCCGCGTGGCCGGCCGCGCAAGAACCCGCTCCCGGAGGGGATGGCCCCGCGGCCGCGCCCCGGCGCACCAGCGTCGGCCAAGGCGGCGCGCCCGCAGTTCGCCGAGGTCGGCTTCGTCTGA
- the LOC100279548 gene encoding pentatricopeptide repeat-containing protein At4g22760-like isoform X2, protein MRAPPSAGGFNSPWTLAIRAAADQGRPRRAIALYLASLRSSCRPCPFALAAVLKSVPRLPEHAVLPAAASLHAHLLRLGLLSHPYPHAALSHLYSHLLPPHHNHARGLLDDAPTPLNRHSLVSSNSLLASLLRAGDIPAARAMFEAMPARDVVSWNSMVAGLAKAGHLDEAIEMFDQMPETNVASWNALVSGFMAQGHLAQAQELFERMPTRNNVSWITMISGTMTHLGGNASTASIDNDVLDRSRNFYERRREGKKMVAVAIVTQ, encoded by the exons ATGCGCGCCCCGCCCTCTGCCGGCGGCTTCAACTCGCCGTGGACGCTCGCCATTCGCGCGGCGGCAGACCAAGGCCGGCCCCGCCGCGCCATCGCTCTGTACCTCGCGTCCCTACGCTCGTCCTGCCGCCCCTGCCCCTTCGCACTCGCCGCCGTCCTCAAGTCTGTGCCCCGCCTTCCCGAGCACGCCGTTCTCCCCGCGGCGGCCTCCCTCCACGCGCACCTCCTCCGCCTCGGCCTCCTCTCCCACCCCTATCCGCACGCCGCGCTCTCTCACCTCTACTCCCACCTCCTCCCCCCGCACCACAACCACGCCCGTGGCCTGCTTGATGACGCGCCAACGCCGCTGAACCGCCACTCCCTCGTCTCGTCCAATTCGCTCCTCGCTTCCCTCCTACGCGCGGGTGATATCCCTGCCGCGCGCGCCATGTTCGAAGCAATGCCCGCGCGGGACGTTGTGTCGTGGAACTCCATGGTTGCTGGACTCGCCAAGGCCGGACACCTGGACGAGGCCATCGAGATGTTCGACCAAATGCCCGAGACGAACGTCGCATCCTGGAACGCCCTCGTGTCCGGATTCATGGCACAAGGCCACCTAGCCCAAGCGCAGGAGCTGTTTGAGCGGATGCCCACCAGGAACAACGTTTCCTGGATCACGATGATCTCAGG CACGATGACACATCTTGGTGGTAATGCATCCACCGCCAGCATAGACAATGATGTGCTGGACAGAAGCAGAAACTTTTACGAGAGAAGAAGGGAAGGCAAGAAGATGGTAGCGGTAGCTATTGTAACCCAGTAA
- the LOC100279548 gene encoding pentatricopeptide repeat-containing protein At4g22760-like isoform X1 — protein MRAPPSAGGFNSPWTLAIRAAADQGRPRRAIALYLASLRSSCRPCPFALAAVLKSVPRLPEHAVLPAAASLHAHLLRLGLLSHPYPHAALSHLYSHLLPPHHNHARGLLDDAPTPLNRHSLVSSNSLLASLLRAGDIPAARAMFEAMPARDVVSWNSMVAGLAKAGHLDEAIEMFDQMPETNVASWNALVSGFMAQGHLAQAQELFERMPTRNNVSWITMISGYAKAGDVQAAANLFDRMGSKDLYAWNAMISCYAQNGCAREALGIFNRMLKPHIWVVPNEKTFSSVISACSQLGDLRFGLWVENFMGYVGVDLDDHLRTALVDLYTKSGRMDRAFDLFRGLRSRDVVSYSAMIVGCGMHGKLNEAVGLFKEMSKARIDPNAVTFVGLLSAYSHAGLLEEARACFTSMTSRYRINPSMEHYTIMVDILGRCGKLEEAFQLVMQIPVCPDASVWGALLLACRLHNNIELGEVVASKCFELEPQESGYYILLGNIYAQAKKWDKVKGLRKMMAERGLSKTPGSSWVHVA, from the coding sequence ATGCGCGCCCCGCCCTCTGCCGGCGGCTTCAACTCGCCGTGGACGCTCGCCATTCGCGCGGCGGCAGACCAAGGCCGGCCCCGCCGCGCCATCGCTCTGTACCTCGCGTCCCTACGCTCGTCCTGCCGCCCCTGCCCCTTCGCACTCGCCGCCGTCCTCAAGTCTGTGCCCCGCCTTCCCGAGCACGCCGTTCTCCCCGCGGCGGCCTCCCTCCACGCGCACCTCCTCCGCCTCGGCCTCCTCTCCCACCCCTATCCGCACGCCGCGCTCTCTCACCTCTACTCCCACCTCCTCCCCCCGCACCACAACCACGCCCGTGGCCTGCTTGATGACGCGCCAACGCCGCTGAACCGCCACTCCCTCGTCTCGTCCAATTCGCTCCTCGCTTCCCTCCTACGCGCGGGTGATATCCCTGCCGCGCGCGCCATGTTCGAAGCAATGCCCGCGCGGGACGTTGTGTCGTGGAACTCCATGGTTGCTGGACTCGCCAAGGCCGGACACCTGGACGAGGCCATCGAGATGTTCGACCAAATGCCCGAGACGAACGTCGCATCCTGGAACGCCCTCGTGTCCGGATTCATGGCACAAGGCCACCTAGCCCAAGCGCAGGAGCTGTTTGAGCGGATGCCCACCAGGAACAACGTTTCCTGGATCACGATGATCTCAGGGTACGCCAAGGCCGGTGACGTCCAAGCTGCTGCTAACCTGTTTGATAGGATGGGCAGTAAGGACCTTTATGCATGGAATGCGATGATCTCATGCTATGCACAAAATGGCTGCGCAAGGGAGGCACTTGGCATTTTTAACAGAATGTTGAAGCCACATATTTGGGTGGTACCCAATGAGAAGACTTTTTCCTCTGTGATCTCGGCATGTTCACAGCTGGGGGACTTAAGGTTCGGCTTGTGGGTTGAGAATTTCATGGGCTATGTGGGGGTTGATCTGGATGATCACTTGCGTACAGCTCTGGTTGATTTGTACACCAAGAGTGGGCGAATGGATAGGGCTTTTGATTTGTTCAGAGGATTGAGATCAAGGGATGTGGTGTCTTACAGCGCAATGATAGTGGGCTGTGGAATGCATGGCAAGTTAAATGAAGCTGTTGGCTTGTTCAAGGAGATGTCCAAAGCAAGGATTGATCCTAATGCGGTGACCTTTGTGGGGTTGCTATCTGCATACAGTCACGCGGGACTGCTGGAAGAAGCTCGTGCTTGTTTCACTTCCATGACAAGCAGATACAGAATTAATCCTTCAATGGAACACTACACTATTATGGTAGACATTCTTGGGCGCTGTGGAAAGTTGGAAGAAGCATTCCAGCTGGTCATGCAGATACCTGTATGCCCAGATGCCAGTGTTTGGGGTGCCTTGCTTCTTGCTTGCAGGTTGCACAACAACATTGAGCTTGGGGAAGTTGTTGCTTCCAAGTGCTTTGAACTGGAGCCACAAGAGAGTGGATATTACATTCTCTTGGGTAACATATATGCGCAAGCAAAGAAGTGGGACAAGGTTAAGGGTTTGAGGAAGATGATGGCAGAAAGGGGTTTGAGTAAGACACCCGGGAGTAGCTGGGTGCATGTTGCATGA